A stretch of Lutra lutra chromosome 9, mLutLut1.2, whole genome shotgun sequence DNA encodes these proteins:
- the OGFR gene encoding opioid growth factor receptor isoform X1, with the protein MDDPDCDSTWEEDEEEDGEGPSAGGDEDGEAGAPGDADAEDEDEEDARAARPGALQVQPRRALGSPRPRAGLPGRREARMLGSRNWRAMRDTRRYRHNYPDLIERDGNGDMPNLSFYRNEIRFLPNGCFIEDILQNWREDYDLLEENHSYIQWLFPLREPGVNWHAKPLTLREIEAFKSSEEVRERFVQAYELMLGFYGIQLADRDTGQVRRAQNYQKRFQNLNRHSHNNLRITRILKSLGELGLERYQAPLARFFLEETLVRGELPAVRQSALDYFVFSVRCARQRRRLLRFAWEHFRPRRKFVWGPHDKLRRLRPAEGAGSPGDPLRQAGASGRTCGPGRAEGGDGAAAGAPSPPGGALARDQAGEAGGRGEEDPEPASPKESKKRKLEASRREQAPGEPGAQSASDVEKIALNLEGCALSQSSLGGGSQELGSQAPGEAEQPGQQDAGAKVAEEVRKRRKVDQGPGDGASVGGDGGDSGTKRPVPARHGTVPGCPEAQEGENGGEWRRQ; encoded by the exons ATGGACGACCCGGACTGCGACTCGACCtgggaggaggacgaggaggaggacgGCGAGGGCCCGAGCGCCGGAGGCGACGAGGATGGCGAGGCCGGCGCCCCGGGGGACGCGGACGCGGAGGACGAGGACGAGGAGGACGCGCGGGCGGCGCGGCCCGGAGCGCTCCAGGTGCAGCCCCGACGCGCGCTGGGGTCCCCGCGCCCCCGGGCAGGCCTGCCCGGCCGCCGCGAG gcCAGGATGCTGGGGTCCCGGAACTGGCGAGCCATGCGGGACACACGCAGGTACCGGCACAACTACCCG GACTTGATAGAACGGGATGGCAACGGTGACATGCCAAACCTGAGTTTCTACAGAAACGAGATCCGGTTCCTGCCCAACG GCTGTTTCATTGAAGACATTCTTCAGAACTGGAGGGAGGACTATGACCTCCTGGAAGAGAATCACTCCTACATCCAGTG GCTCTTCCCCCTGCGCGAACCGGGAGTGAACTGGCATGCCAAGCCGCTCACGCTGCGGGAGATTGAG GCATTTAAAAGCTCCGAGGAGGTCAGGGAGCGGTTTGTCCAGGCCTACGAGCTCATGCTGGGGTTCTACGGGATCCAGCTGGCGGACCGGGACACCGGACAAGTTCGCCGAGCACAGAACTACCAGAAGCGCTTCCAGAACCTTAACCG gcacAGCCACAACAACCTCCGCATCACGCGCATCCTCAAGTCCCTGGGCGAGCTGGGCCTGGAGCGCTACCAGGCGCCGCTGGCGCGCTTCTTCCTGGAGGAGACGCTGGTGCGCGGGGAGCTGCCGGCCGTGCGCCAGAGCGCGCTGGACTACTTCGTGTTCTCCGTGCGCTGCGCGCGCCAGCGCCGCCGGCTGCTGCGCTTCGCCTGGGAGCACTTCCGGCCGCGGCGCAAGTTCGTCTGGGGGCCGCACGACAAGCTGCGCCGGCTGCGGCCGGCCGAGGGCGCGGGGAGCCCCGGGGACCCCCTGCGCCAGGCCGGCGCCTCGGGACGGACctgcgggccgggccgggccgagGGCGGGGACGGCGCGGCCGCGGGTGCCCCGTCGCCGCCCGGCGGCGCTCTGGCGAGGGACCAGGCAGGGGAGGCGGGGGGCCGCGGGGAGGAGGACCCGGAGCCCGCGAGCCCCAAGGAGAGCAAGAAGAGGAAGTTGGAGGCCAGCCGGAGGGAGCAGGCCCCGGGGGAGCCGGGCGCCCAGAGCGCCTCGGACGTGGAGAAGATTGCCCTGAACCTGGAGGGCTGCGCCCTCAGCCAGAGCAGCCTTGGCGGGGGGTCCCAGGAATTGGGCAGCCAGGCCCCTGGGGAGGCCGAGCAGCCCGGGCAACAGGACGCGGGGGCCAAGGTGGCggaggaggtgaggaagagaaggaaggtggaTCAGGGCCCTGGGGACGGTGCCTCGGTGGGTGGCGATGGTGGGGACAGTGGGACCAAGAGGCCAGTCCCTGCCAGGCATGGCACTGTGCCAGGTTGCCCTGAGGCCCAAGAGGGTGAGAATGGAGGAGAGTGGAGGAGGCAGtag
- the OGFR gene encoding opioid growth factor receptor isoform X2, with translation MDDPDCDSTWEEDEEEDGEGPSAGGDEDGEAGAPGDADAEDEDEEDARAARPGALQARMLGSRNWRAMRDTRRYRHNYPDLIERDGNGDMPNLSFYRNEIRFLPNGCFIEDILQNWREDYDLLEENHSYIQWLFPLREPGVNWHAKPLTLREIEAFKSSEEVRERFVQAYELMLGFYGIQLADRDTGQVRRAQNYQKRFQNLNRHSHNNLRITRILKSLGELGLERYQAPLARFFLEETLVRGELPAVRQSALDYFVFSVRCARQRRRLLRFAWEHFRPRRKFVWGPHDKLRRLRPAEGAGSPGDPLRQAGASGRTCGPGRAEGGDGAAAGAPSPPGGALARDQAGEAGGRGEEDPEPASPKESKKRKLEASRREQAPGEPGAQSASDVEKIALNLEGCALSQSSLGGGSQELGSQAPGEAEQPGQQDAGAKVAEEVRKRRKVDQGPGDGASVGGDGGDSGTKRPVPARHGTVPGCPEAQEGENGGEWRRQ, from the exons ATGGACGACCCGGACTGCGACTCGACCtgggaggaggacgaggaggaggacgGCGAGGGCCCGAGCGCCGGAGGCGACGAGGATGGCGAGGCCGGCGCCCCGGGGGACGCGGACGCGGAGGACGAGGACGAGGAGGACGCGCGGGCGGCGCGGCCCGGAGCGCTCCAG gcCAGGATGCTGGGGTCCCGGAACTGGCGAGCCATGCGGGACACACGCAGGTACCGGCACAACTACCCG GACTTGATAGAACGGGATGGCAACGGTGACATGCCAAACCTGAGTTTCTACAGAAACGAGATCCGGTTCCTGCCCAACG GCTGTTTCATTGAAGACATTCTTCAGAACTGGAGGGAGGACTATGACCTCCTGGAAGAGAATCACTCCTACATCCAGTG GCTCTTCCCCCTGCGCGAACCGGGAGTGAACTGGCATGCCAAGCCGCTCACGCTGCGGGAGATTGAG GCATTTAAAAGCTCCGAGGAGGTCAGGGAGCGGTTTGTCCAGGCCTACGAGCTCATGCTGGGGTTCTACGGGATCCAGCTGGCGGACCGGGACACCGGACAAGTTCGCCGAGCACAGAACTACCAGAAGCGCTTCCAGAACCTTAACCG gcacAGCCACAACAACCTCCGCATCACGCGCATCCTCAAGTCCCTGGGCGAGCTGGGCCTGGAGCGCTACCAGGCGCCGCTGGCGCGCTTCTTCCTGGAGGAGACGCTGGTGCGCGGGGAGCTGCCGGCCGTGCGCCAGAGCGCGCTGGACTACTTCGTGTTCTCCGTGCGCTGCGCGCGCCAGCGCCGCCGGCTGCTGCGCTTCGCCTGGGAGCACTTCCGGCCGCGGCGCAAGTTCGTCTGGGGGCCGCACGACAAGCTGCGCCGGCTGCGGCCGGCCGAGGGCGCGGGGAGCCCCGGGGACCCCCTGCGCCAGGCCGGCGCCTCGGGACGGACctgcgggccgggccgggccgagGGCGGGGACGGCGCGGCCGCGGGTGCCCCGTCGCCGCCCGGCGGCGCTCTGGCGAGGGACCAGGCAGGGGAGGCGGGGGGCCGCGGGGAGGAGGACCCGGAGCCCGCGAGCCCCAAGGAGAGCAAGAAGAGGAAGTTGGAGGCCAGCCGGAGGGAGCAGGCCCCGGGGGAGCCGGGCGCCCAGAGCGCCTCGGACGTGGAGAAGATTGCCCTGAACCTGGAGGGCTGCGCCCTCAGCCAGAGCAGCCTTGGCGGGGGGTCCCAGGAATTGGGCAGCCAGGCCCCTGGGGAGGCCGAGCAGCCCGGGCAACAGGACGCGGGGGCCAAGGTGGCggaggaggtgaggaagagaaggaaggtggaTCAGGGCCCTGGGGACGGTGCCTCGGTGGGTGGCGATGGTGGGGACAGTGGGACCAAGAGGCCAGTCCCTGCCAGGCATGGCACTGTGCCAGGTTGCCCTGAGGCCCAAGAGGGTGAGAATGGAGGAGAGTGGAGGAGGCAGtag
- the OGFR gene encoding opioid growth factor receptor isoform X3, which yields MDDPDCDSTWEEDEEEDGEGPSAGGDEDGEAGAPGDADAEDEDEEDARAARPGALQVQPRRALGSPRPRAGLPGRREARMLGSRNWRAMRDTRRYRHNYPDLIERDGNGDMPNLSFYRNEIRFLPNGCFIEDILQNWREDYDLLEENHSYIQWLFPLREPGVNWHAKPLTLREIELADRDTGQVRRAQNYQKRFQNLNRHSHNNLRITRILKSLGELGLERYQAPLARFFLEETLVRGELPAVRQSALDYFVFSVRCARQRRRLLRFAWEHFRPRRKFVWGPHDKLRRLRPAEGAGSPGDPLRQAGASGRTCGPGRAEGGDGAAAGAPSPPGGALARDQAGEAGGRGEEDPEPASPKESKKRKLEASRREQAPGEPGAQSASDVEKIALNLEGCALSQSSLGGGSQELGSQAPGEAEQPGQQDAGAKVAEEVRKRRKVDQGPGDGASVGGDGGDSGTKRPVPARHGTVPGCPEAQEGENGGEWRRQ from the exons ATGGACGACCCGGACTGCGACTCGACCtgggaggaggacgaggaggaggacgGCGAGGGCCCGAGCGCCGGAGGCGACGAGGATGGCGAGGCCGGCGCCCCGGGGGACGCGGACGCGGAGGACGAGGACGAGGAGGACGCGCGGGCGGCGCGGCCCGGAGCGCTCCAGGTGCAGCCCCGACGCGCGCTGGGGTCCCCGCGCCCCCGGGCAGGCCTGCCCGGCCGCCGCGAG gcCAGGATGCTGGGGTCCCGGAACTGGCGAGCCATGCGGGACACACGCAGGTACCGGCACAACTACCCG GACTTGATAGAACGGGATGGCAACGGTGACATGCCAAACCTGAGTTTCTACAGAAACGAGATCCGGTTCCTGCCCAACG GCTGTTTCATTGAAGACATTCTTCAGAACTGGAGGGAGGACTATGACCTCCTGGAAGAGAATCACTCCTACATCCAGTG GCTCTTCCCCCTGCGCGAACCGGGAGTGAACTGGCATGCCAAGCCGCTCACGCTGCGGGAGATTGAG CTGGCGGACCGGGACACCGGACAAGTTCGCCGAGCACAGAACTACCAGAAGCGCTTCCAGAACCTTAACCG gcacAGCCACAACAACCTCCGCATCACGCGCATCCTCAAGTCCCTGGGCGAGCTGGGCCTGGAGCGCTACCAGGCGCCGCTGGCGCGCTTCTTCCTGGAGGAGACGCTGGTGCGCGGGGAGCTGCCGGCCGTGCGCCAGAGCGCGCTGGACTACTTCGTGTTCTCCGTGCGCTGCGCGCGCCAGCGCCGCCGGCTGCTGCGCTTCGCCTGGGAGCACTTCCGGCCGCGGCGCAAGTTCGTCTGGGGGCCGCACGACAAGCTGCGCCGGCTGCGGCCGGCCGAGGGCGCGGGGAGCCCCGGGGACCCCCTGCGCCAGGCCGGCGCCTCGGGACGGACctgcgggccgggccgggccgagGGCGGGGACGGCGCGGCCGCGGGTGCCCCGTCGCCGCCCGGCGGCGCTCTGGCGAGGGACCAGGCAGGGGAGGCGGGGGGCCGCGGGGAGGAGGACCCGGAGCCCGCGAGCCCCAAGGAGAGCAAGAAGAGGAAGTTGGAGGCCAGCCGGAGGGAGCAGGCCCCGGGGGAGCCGGGCGCCCAGAGCGCCTCGGACGTGGAGAAGATTGCCCTGAACCTGGAGGGCTGCGCCCTCAGCCAGAGCAGCCTTGGCGGGGGGTCCCAGGAATTGGGCAGCCAGGCCCCTGGGGAGGCCGAGCAGCCCGGGCAACAGGACGCGGGGGCCAAGGTGGCggaggaggtgaggaagagaaggaaggtggaTCAGGGCCCTGGGGACGGTGCCTCGGTGGGTGGCGATGGTGGGGACAGTGGGACCAAGAGGCCAGTCCCTGCCAGGCATGGCACTGTGCCAGGTTGCCCTGAGGCCCAAGAGGGTGAGAATGGAGGAGAGTGGAGGAGGCAGtag